Proteins encoded by one window of Chryseobacterium foetidum:
- the ruvC gene encoding crossover junction endodeoxyribonuclease RuvC: MSAEKIILGIDPGTAIMGFGLISVKKGKMEMISIHELILKKYPNHETKLKYIFDKTLALIDEFHPDEVALEAPFFGKNVQSMLKLGRAQGVAMAASLYRNIPISEYSPKSVKMAITGNGNASKEQVAGMLKNLLNLKEFPTKYLDASDGLAVAVCHHFNSGTISGTKSFSGWESFLKQNPDRLK; the protein is encoded by the coding sequence ATTTCAGCAGAGAAAATAATTTTAGGAATTGATCCCGGAACAGCCATTATGGGATTTGGTTTAATTTCGGTAAAAAAAGGGAAAATGGAAATGATTTCCATTCATGAACTGATCCTGAAAAAATATCCGAACCACGAAACCAAACTGAAATATATTTTCGACAAAACTTTAGCGTTAATCGATGAATTTCATCCGGATGAAGTGGCGCTCGAAGCACCTTTCTTTGGAAAAAATGTTCAGTCAATGCTGAAATTGGGAAGAGCTCAGGGAGTAGCGATGGCTGCAAGTTTATACAGAAATATTCCCATTTCAGAATACTCTCCCAAATCAGTGAAAATGGCGATCACCGGAAACGGAAATGCCAGCAAAGAACAAGTTGCGGGGATGCTTAAAAATCTGTTGAATTTAAAAGAATTCCCCACAAAATATCTTGATGCTTCCGATGGCTTGGCCGTTGCGGTTTGCCATCATTTTAATTCCGGTACGATATCCGGTACAAAATCTTTTTCGGGATGGGAAAGTTTTCTCAAACAGAATCCGGATCGTTTAAAATAA
- a CDS encoding serine hydrolase domain-containing protein, which translates to MKNLLIIFFFTFLVCSCDKPNNFQKIDQKAIADSAVLDFKKKLIASQIDSVFNQYQFNGSVGIFKDSIELYRKNNGFSDFENQTKIDKSTVFSIASISKQFTAVLILLEVENGKLNLEDKASKYIKEFQKKEYEDITIHQLLNHSSGLNNFGEKLMFKSGSGFNYSNDGFNALGKIVEVVSGKSFDENMLDLFKKVGMKNSSTGTAFQGQNFAETYVGNSKSQKVVDGMPKRLGKKEIGIPAGGVLSTIDDLHIWNNALYGGKIINPETLKKFMAKSTERQHPVFGTMGYGLGIMMNDNIPVTYFHSGYVKGAPSLNIYYPETKTSVIILSNIADEEKGKNAAFRPHQKIKEAVDFIESVNQQN; encoded by the coding sequence ATGAAAAACCTATTAATCATTTTCTTCTTCACATTTCTGGTTTGCTCGTGTGACAAACCTAATAATTTTCAGAAAATTGACCAGAAAGCCATCGCCGATTCGGCAGTTTTAGATTTTAAAAAAAAATTGATTGCTTCACAGATCGATTCGGTTTTCAATCAGTATCAATTCAACGGAAGCGTCGGTATCTTTAAGGACAGTATCGAGCTGTACAGAAAAAATAACGGCTTTTCAGATTTTGAAAATCAGACTAAAATTGATAAATCTACCGTTTTCTCTATTGCTTCTATCAGCAAACAGTTTACAGCAGTTTTAATTTTGCTTGAAGTGGAAAACGGTAAACTTAATTTAGAAGACAAAGCCTCAAAATACATCAAAGAATTTCAGAAAAAAGAATATGAAGATATTACAATTCATCAACTTTTAAATCACAGTTCGGGTCTGAATAATTTTGGCGAAAAACTCATGTTTAAAAGCGGTTCTGGTTTTAATTATTCCAACGATGGTTTCAATGCTTTAGGAAAAATTGTGGAAGTGGTATCTGGAAAATCTTTTGATGAAAATATGCTTGATCTGTTTAAAAAAGTGGGAATGAAAAACTCTTCAACAGGAACGGCATTTCAGGGACAAAATTTTGCTGAAACTTATGTAGGAAATTCAAAATCTCAAAAAGTGGTTGACGGAATGCCGAAAAGATTAGGTAAAAAAGAAATCGGAATTCCTGCAGGTGGTGTTTTATCGACAATCGATGATTTACATATCTGGAATAATGCTTTGTACGGCGGGAAAATCATTAATCCGGAAACACTTAAAAAATTTATGGCAAAAAGTACCGAAAGGCAACATCCTGTTTTCGGAACAATGGGTTATGGATTAGGAATTATGATGAATGACAACATACCTGTTACTTATTTTCACAGCGGTTACGTGAAAGGTGCGCCATCACTCAACATTTACTATCCCGAAACTAAAACTTCCGTTATTATTTTATCCAATATTGCTGACGAGGAAAAAGGGAAAAATGCGGCTTTCAGACCTCATCAGAAGATCAAAGAAGCTGTTGATTTTATCGAGAGCGTTAATCAGCAGAATTAA
- a CDS encoding Dph6-related ATP pyrophosphatase, giving the protein MKPKAIFNWSSGKDSALALYKILKDDQFEVTSLLTSINKEFQRISMHGVPVSLLEKQAESLGSNLIKMEIPKEPSMEEYHEIMSKTMSEIKSQGVTHSIFGDIFLEDLKEYREKQLETIGMKAVFPLWKQNTTDLIHEFLDLGFKTIVTCVNETYLDKSFAGRIIDRDFIKDLPVNVDPCGENGEFHTFTFDGPIFKNKIEIEIGETVMKTYPQPRTDENDSGEYVFWFCDLIEK; this is encoded by the coding sequence ATGAAACCAAAAGCCATCTTCAACTGGAGCAGCGGAAAAGATTCTGCTCTTGCTTTATACAAAATTTTAAAAGACGACCAATTTGAAGTCACTTCCCTGCTGACCAGCATCAATAAAGAATTTCAAAGAATTTCAATGCACGGCGTACCAGTTTCTTTACTGGAAAAACAGGCAGAAAGTTTAGGTTCAAATTTAATCAAAATGGAAATCCCAAAAGAGCCTTCGATGGAAGAATACCATGAAATTATGTCGAAAACGATGAGCGAAATCAAATCTCAAGGGGTTACGCATTCTATTTTTGGAGATATTTTTCTGGAAGATTTAAAGGAATATCGGGAGAAACAATTGGAAACCATCGGAATGAAAGCTGTTTTTCCTTTGTGGAAGCAAAACACAACCGACCTCATCCATGAATTTTTAGATCTGGGTTTTAAAACCATTGTCACCTGCGTCAACGAAACATATTTAGATAAAAGTTTTGCAGGAAGAATTATTGATAGAGATTTCATTAAAGATTTACCCGTAAACGTCGATCCCTGCGGAGAAAACGGAGAATTTCACACATTCACCTTTGATGGGCCGATTTTTAAAAATAAAATTGAAATTGAAATTGGAGAAACCGTGATGAAAACCTATCCCCAACCAAGAACTGACGAAAACGACAGCGGAGAATATGTTTTTTGGTTTTGTGATTTGATAGAGAAATAA